The sequence below is a genomic window from Thalassobaculum sp. OXR-137.
GGCGAGGGGCGGCAGGCGTCCCGCCGCCCCTGCCCTCAGATCGCCGTCACCCGCTCCGGCGCCGGCGGAAGCTCGCCGCGTTCGACTGCGTGCACCGCTGTCACCAGGCCCCGGTTCGCCGGGGCGTCGATGCCGATCTCGGCGCCCTTCTCGGCGATGAAGCCGTTGATGTAGTCGATCTCCGTGCGGCGGCCCTTGGCGATGTCCTGGGCCATGGAGGGGCGGCTCTCCTCGCTGCGGCCCTCGCAGGCGGCGAGCATCTCGTCCTCGATCGCCTGGCGCTGCTTCGCGTCGCCCTTCCAGGCGGCGATCCACTCGTCGCCGGTGAACTTGCCGATCTTCTCCAGGTCGTAGCCCAGCGCCTTGCCGATGGCCGCCGCCTCGCCGCAGATGCGGATCTGCAGCCAGCGCACATCGGCGTCCCGCGCGCAGCCGTTGTTGCCGAGGCCGCTGGCCGCACTCACCCCGTTCTGGTGGGCGTTGGCGCAGAGCTTCGACCAGCGCTCGCCCCACAGGTTGGTGGTGGTCTTGGCGCTGTCGATGCCGGCCAGCATGCCGCAGACCCGCTCGACCCGCGGGGTGATGCGGCCATGGATCTCGCCGACCCGAAACACGGTGTGGCTGTTGCCGCCCAGGGGCACGCCGCGCTTGACCTCGCCCGGTCCGGTCATCTCGACCGCGATCTTGGCGGCAATGGTGCCGATCACCCGGCCCCAGCCGACCACCTTGGCGATGGTCTCCTCGTTGATGCAGTTCTGCAGCGAGACCACGTAGCCGTTCGGCGACAGGTAGTCCTGGATCATCATCGTGGCCCAGGCGGTGTCGAACGACTTGGTGCACACGAACGCGATGTCGATCGGCCCGGTCTTCTTCAGCGCCTGCACGTCGGTCAGGTGGATCGCCTTGGCCGGGGCGTTGAAGCATTCGGCCTCGGTCAGGCCGTAGAGATTCAGGCCGCCCTCGTTGATGGCGTTGACGTTCTCCGGCCAGGGGTCGATCAGGGTGACGTCCTCGCCGGCGCGGGAGAAATAGCCGCCGACATAGGCGCCCACGGCGCCGGCCCCGACGATCGCGATACGCTCGCTCATCTCTTGGTCTTCCTTGTCTCGGTTGTCAGTGCGGCCGGTCGCCGCCGCCGATGGTGAGGCGGTGCATCACCCGGCGTTCGCCCGGATAGTCGTTCAGCGCCATGTGCTGGGTGCAGCGGTTGTCCCAGATCACCAGGGTCCCCTTGCGGTAGGAGGCGCGGGCGGTGAAATCCAGGGTCCCGGCATGGGCCTTCAGGAAGGCGACCAGGGCGTCGCTCTCCTTGTCGCTCAGTTCCTTGATCCGGTAGAGGTGGCTGCCCGAGATGTAGAGCGCCTTGCGGCCTGTTTCCGCGTGGGTGCGGACCAGCGGGTGCTCGCTCTCCATCTTCGGCGCGTTCTCCACATTGGTGGCATCGAAACGGGTGCTGTTCATCAGCGCCGCTCGGCCGCCGCGCCGGCCCTTCAGATCGCCGCTATAGACGCCCGTCAGCCCGTCGACGAAGGCGCGCATGGTCGGGCTCAGGGTCTCGTAGGCGCGGTACAGGTTGGCCAGCACCGTGTCGCCGCCGCGCGAGGGGACCTCGTGGGCGTAGAGCATGGTGGCGATCGGCGGCCGCTCGTCGAAGGACATGTCGGTGTGCCAGGCGCCGCCGAAATTCTTCTCCTCGTCCGGCTCCTTGCGGATCTCGAACACCTCGGGATGCTCCTCCAGCCCCTTCACGAAGGGATAGGGCACCAGCGGCCCGAAGCGCTGGGCGAAGGCCTTGTTCTGCTCGATCGTCAGGTCCTGATCGTGGAAGACGAGAAGCTGGTTTTCCAGGAAGGCGCGATGGATCTCGGAGAAGATCTCGTTGCCGAGTTCCTTGGACAGGTCGACACCGGAGACCTCAGCGCCCATGGTGCCGCCGATGGGTTTTACGGTTATCGTCTCGTACGGTTGCATGCCGTTTCCTCCCGTGAGGACCGTCTGTTTTCGCGGCCTTGTACACAATCTCACCACGGGCCGACGCCCGGCGTCACCCCACCAAATTCGCGGAGCCCCTGTGTCCGAAGCCCTCCCCAAAAAGGCCGCCAACGCCTATCTGCTGCTGGTCCTGACGACCCTGTCCTGGGGAGCGAACGCGGTCGCCGCCAAGATGTCGGTGGGCGAACTGTCGCCCATGCTGCTCACCCTGCTGCGCTGGCTCGGCGTGGTCATCCTTCTGGCAATCTTCGCCCGCGGGAGGGTGGCCGCCGAATGGCCGGTGTTGCGCCGGCACTGGCTGAAGATCTTCCTGATGGGCGCGCTCGGCTTCTGCGTGTTCAACACCCTGATGTACGTCGCGGCCAAGCACACCCAG
It includes:
- a CDS encoding 2-dehydropantoate 2-reductase: MSERIAIVGAGAVGAYVGGYFSRAGEDVTLIDPWPENVNAINEGGLNLYGLTEAECFNAPAKAIHLTDVQALKKTGPIDIAFVCTKSFDTAWATMMIQDYLSPNGYVVSLQNCINEETIAKVVGWGRVIGTIAAKIAVEMTGPGEVKRGVPLGGNSHTVFRVGEIHGRITPRVERVCGMLAGIDSAKTTTNLWGERWSKLCANAHQNGVSAASGLGNNGCARDADVRWLQIRICGEAAAIGKALGYDLEKIGKFTGDEWIAAWKGDAKQRQAIEDEMLAACEGRSEESRPSMAQDIAKGRRTEIDYINGFIAEKGAEIGIDAPANRGLVTAVHAVERGELPPAPERVTAI
- a CDS encoding TauD/TfdA dioxygenase family protein, with the translated sequence MQPYETITVKPIGGTMGAEVSGVDLSKELGNEIFSEIHRAFLENQLLVFHDQDLTIEQNKAFAQRFGPLVPYPFVKGLEEHPEVFEIRKEPDEEKNFGGAWHTDMSFDERPPIATMLYAHEVPSRGGDTVLANLYRAYETLSPTMRAFVDGLTGVYSGDLKGRRGGRAALMNSTRFDATNVENAPKMESEHPLVRTHAETGRKALYISGSHLYRIKELSDKESDALVAFLKAHAGTLDFTARASYRKGTLVIWDNRCTQHMALNDYPGERRVMHRLTIGGGDRPH